One region of Salvia miltiorrhiza cultivar Shanhuang (shh) chromosome 3, IMPLAD_Smil_shh, whole genome shotgun sequence genomic DNA includes:
- the LOC131014252 gene encoding glycolipid transfer protein 1-like, which yields MEGTVFSPALEGMKHVKSEDGVMLTKPFLDVCKLILPVIEKFGAAMAIVKSDIGGNITRLENKYLSSPTKYIHLYTMVQEEVDAKTAKGSSSCTNGLLWLTRAMDFLVELFRNLIHHQDWSMSQACTDAYGKTLKKWHGWLASSSFSVAMKLAPDRKKFLDVVAGNGDANSDIEKFCTTFSPFLEENHKFLASVGLDDLKAS from the exons ATGGAGGGCACAGTGTTCAGCCCTGCATTGGAAGGAATGAAGCATGTTAAGTCGGAAGATGGAGTAATGCTAACTAAGCCATTCTTGGATGTATGCAAGCTTATATTACCCGTGATCG AAAAGTTTGGAGCTGCTATGGCAATTGTCAAATCTGACATTGGAGGCAATATAACT AGGCTAGAGAACAAATATTTGTCCAGCCCAACTAAGTATATCCATCTATACACTATGGTACAAGAAGAAGTTGATGCTAAGACTGCTAAAGGCTCATCTAGTTGCACCAATGGCCTCCTGTGGTTGACAAG GGCAATGGATTTCTTGGTAGAATTATTCCGGAATTTAATTCATCATCAAGACTGGTCTATGTCTCAAGCCTGTACTGATGCTTATGGGAAGACTCTAAAAAAGTGGCATGGTTGGCTGGCTAGTTCAAGCTTTTCT GTTGCTATGAAGCTCGCTCCTGATAGGAAGAAGTTCTTAGACGTCGTTGCTGGAAATGGTGATGCTAATAGTGatattgagaaattttgcaCCACTTTCTCACCATTTCTTGAGGAGAACCACAAATTTTTG GCTAGCGTTGGCTTGGATGATCTCAAGGCATCCTAA